TATATCttatgtgtattttttgtatctGCACAATAATCAATCTTACATTGCTAATAGAATCTTCCGGATAATTTCTTGTCTTGCGGTGACATAAAATCGATGTTGCTGCTCTAGTAACCATTGTGCAGCCGCATTTTTTGCACGGTATGTGCTGTCTGCTCCTCAGGATGGCTGTCACAACTGGCCACGCGGCAGAATGTAGTGACCGTGGATGCTCTGACGCAGTGGGACTGCTACGTGACCGCTCTGTACTTCACCTGCTCCAGCCTCACCAGCGTTGGCTTCGGCAATGTGTCGGCCAATACGCTGCAAGAAAAGGTTTTCAGCGTGTGCATCATGCTCATCGGTGGTGAGTACAACCCTCCGCCTGTCGAAGAAATTGATGAAAGTCTTGAGGGAAAATGGATCGATtgccacttttatttttgccataaTACGTGTTCCTTGCAAAACAAATGCGCACCTACCTATTTTAGCTTCACTGGAGTGTGCATAGCTGCCACTCTCTACCCTGGTCGATGAATTACGCTCTTTCTGCCCACGATAATTTAAATGGTGCCTAATCGGTAAACATAATTACCTTAAAGGCAGAAAAAAGAGGCGAACTTTGATACtccaatttgaatattgaacGATTAATCCGCTACAactgattgaaaatattttcgttgtCTGTACTGAGGACGTTCATGAATAATTGATACATTTTGTAAAggtaaaaatgtgaaaaacggtcctgatttgcaaattttaccCGAGGCAAATGTTTTTGTGATCTGAAAAATCGCTATTTTTTGCAGCTTAGTGCGGCaagtgattaatttaaaaggtatATTTTCCGTCTCTCTGATTGAATATTTCGccctgcattttatttatttttcctattgaaaTTTCGGCTCGAAAAACCTTTTAGGAAAACCAGtagctcaataaaaattaaaagttttgaaattattatctaTGCTCCAGCTCTGATGCACGCCGTTGTGTTTGGTAACGTGACTGCCATAATCCAGCGGCTCTACTCAAGACGCTCCCTTTACCAGGCCAGGTGGACTGACCTGAAGGACTTCCTGGCCCTTGCTCAGGTAcaacaaaagttaaattaattgcctGTCTTCCCCGCTAACCCAGACGGAATTTCAAAACGCTTATGGCTGTGGTAATTACATAAAGCACCGAGTACACTTGTTGAGCAGCCCGGAGTAGCCATTAAAGCGAGCGTACTCGGTACAGCTCGCATAGttattatgtaatttaatcTGCTTAGGTCCCAAAGGATTTGAAGCAGCGGATCGAGGATTACTTCCAAACATCGTGGTCCGTCAGTAACGGCATTGACATTAACGAGGTGAGTTTTTGCATTCATTtccaaaagcagcagcacactCTTGAAGAGAGCGAAAGCAGCTCTTTTCCGCTCACTCATCCCCTGCTCCTGCTGGCAGCTCGCTCGCAACTCTACCCTATTCAAGCAGTCAATAATATCTCGACGTGCGTGACGCGCGTTCACTGGCAAAAGCAGTTAGAAAAGGGCTCGGAAACGGGAAACTTAAGCCTTCACATGGGTACCGCGTTCGTTCTGCGTGCGCTCATGCTCGCGAAAGGCTTCGCTCTATACATAATGCATGCTCCACATAATTACCTCTTTCGCCCAGAAGGGATTTGATAATAGCGTTATGTCATGAAATGTGGTGCACGGAACTTATTATGCAGTTGCATTATTCAAAATCTAGAGCAAGCAGATTAAtcagctaatttaattatgctgAAATCCGATTCATGGCGtttttttggttttcttgCTTGAATGGAAAATGACAACAATTTGCACGGTATTTAGATTAGTCACTGGCAGTtgttgcttttaatattttatatgaaatgcaattgcatcaaaacaaaaaattagagtcGCACTCCTATATTCTATACACACAATTTGACTCTATGCacgaacaaaattaaaactcgatGGAATTTAactatttggaaaataaataaatttcaattctctttgtctatttcaaaatgaaatattttttgctctttttatccctgtccgaggaccgggaaggacGACTGAATATTTTCAGAGGCAAAACAGACTCAAACTTGAAAACAAAGTTTTTGTTATTAGCTGCCAGCAGATACAACATTTTTGTGACAGAATGAACTAGATGAAGCGAGTAACAAAAATCGAAATCCCgcaattttttgcgttttccCCGTGTGACATCTTTGCCAATCTACGCTAGTGGCACTGTCAGAATCAGGGGCCGGTCTGACGCGCGCTTGACGTGCGATTTACTTTATCTGGTGTTGCGTCTGTTCTGTCTACCCCTTTGGCGCGCGCCAAATGGAGTGGACAGGCGGCGCAGATAACGGCAATCTATTTCCCAATTTGGCTCGCCGGCAGATCCTGAAAGAGTTCCCCGAGGAGCTGCGCGGCGATGTGTCCATGCACCTGCACAGGGAGGTGCTGCAGCTGCCCATTTTCCAGCAGGCGCCGCAGGGTTGCCTCAAACTGCTCTCGCTGCACATCAAGTCCACGTTCTGCGCGCCTGGCGAGTACATGGTGCACAAGGGCGACGCCCTCAACTCGCTCTACTACCTGTGCCATGGCTCCATGGAGGTGCAGCACCATGGCATGGTGGTCGCCATATTGGGTCAGTCCCGTCCGCAATTTTCAAactctaacaattttttttgttggaATTTCTTACttactattaaaattatttattatttcttaagcACTGctgaaatatgtttttttggAAACGcttatttcaagtttttaattggaattttcactaaacatattgaaaaaacaaaattcacttattttttacaaatttattcagaaagGATAGGCATGGcattttggattattttttcagctctgaagaaaatttttgatccAAGAAAGGAGGATTGATCCCTTCATCCTTTGGAGAAATATAATCCTCTAAGATGGAGAATTTCTCTtctcacaaataaatattgaatacaGGGTTATGGGTagttataatttcatttaaattggattttttcctCGTGGAAAAACCAAGAAACAACTGAATttggattttatatttctaattGAAAACTGATTCAAACCAGCTtcaaacagataaaaatactggagaaatttatagttggataaaaatattaatttcgatGGAAACTACTCCTAAATTAACTACCACAATATGGAAGGATTTAATTTCCGGCTATTTTTTGGCTGCAGGGACCGGTGATCTAGTTGGTTGTGATATTCCCCTTGAAAACTGCAGTACTGGCGTGGCCAAATCCAGCTGCGCTGTCAAAGCTTTAACGTATTGCGACTTGAAGAGCATCAACATGGTGGGCCTGGTCGACGTTCTCAGACTGTACCCCGAATTCCAGCAGGAATTCTGTAATGACATCCTCCACGACCTGACCTACAACCTCAGAGAAGGCTACGAAGCTGAGGTAagtgctgaaatatttttgttgcaaagcTGCTGTGAGTTTTTTATGCTTGCTTCAATTGAAAACTTTGTTTGAAGTCTTAGCTCATAAACCCGGCCAATAATGGCAGAGTGGTTGCGATGCTTACGTTGCTACCTTATAAATTCTCAGTTAATGAGAGTAGATACTCTACTTTCCTTATTCTCAGTCTTTATGAGATTCGTGCCTCGTTGGACTTTCCAAAAAGTCGTGCTTGGAGGCGGATTGAACAATCAGACTAGCCGCTTGGaatctattcattttttattgttttgaatttaaaatcatgctGATTGATACTCAACATCTTGAGTTAAATCTTttgttgcagatttttttatgtaattatgAGCTGTAAAAAACGGTTAATACACACATTTGTGTGCAATGAGGCACTAATGTGGACAGTCATAATGGTTTTGTAGGCTAACGAGATTCTCACAACGTCCATTAGCGAATACAGAGTGGAGAACCTGGTCTGCATTCTAAAGTTTAGCATCTCTTCTCGCAGCATAATCAATACTCGTTTTGCGCCATGCTCTGGAGTGTCCACGAGCACGCATTAGAATTTCAAATGGCTCCTGTCCGCTCTGCTAGTGTACGTCATTTGTCATTATCTGGTGTTACAGCAGGACGAGTGCGAGGATTACGAGTTGAACCGGGCTCCGTCTTTAACTCTGCCCTCCATCAGCGAGGCGGACGAGTCGCAAGCCGCTGACGACGAGTCATCGCCCCTGCAGACCAGTCAGGAGCTCAAGaccagcaacaacaacaacagcactCGAAGTCCCAAGGCACGCAGCCTGCTCGCCACCAGGTaaggaaaataatgctttctttttttctcactCCCTCATGCTGTCACTTGCTTTTGTGAGGGAGTTAAATAGAAAACGAGGGCAGGACTATCGACCTGTGAAACCATTCTGCTCTAGGCTCAAGGGTTGCAGCGCGAGCCAAGCaaaaaagaaagttttaatgggctgaaattattaaagatttaCCGCTTAAAGAAGAAGAACTTTCCCGGGgggattaaataaataaataattaaatacaatcCGGCATTTAATGTTACGTTAAAAATTAGCAGGTGATTTATTCTCTCACGGGTACCTACATAGCTGATATGGATAAAAATAGCACTCCATCAGATCAGGTAAAGTATTTACAGTAATTGAGCCGACTCACTGAAGCAGCCTAATGCTTCTGGAGGTTATTGTTGTTCTGGATGCCTTTGAAGTAATCCGTTCTGAAACCTTTGTTTATCATCCCTCCAATAATAGTACGCATCCACACTGGTGGTAGTTCAGTAAACCAATACTGTGAACAGAAAATACACTTATTTTTAGtcgcatattaaaaattatcaagttATTATTCAAGTTTCCGCGAAACAGACAAATATTAAGTCCAGTCATTGTACTCCTGGCATCcagtatataaataaaaaaattgatttaattgaaattagtacagaaattttagtttaccCATGTCCTACGTAACTGTAAACTAACtacgattaattttataaaactggAATCTAAAAATGggtcaaataaaacaaaagaaaaagattcAGTCGGACACCCTTAAGCATTTTAGATGTGGGATAAAACAGTTATTTCCTCCTGGGTGTTgctattgttaaattaattatttacagttGTTATTTTCGAACAAATTCGATCAGTAAGAAGACGTGAGAATATAAAGCACTCTAGAGAAGTGGGAAAGTTAGGCAACCGTCTCGGCGGACGCGTTGCACGTGTTGCATAGCGATCGAAGCTGTAAATTCTCGTATTCGTCCAGCGTACCTGTATTCCGTGTGCCCAGTAGCCGGTGGTGCTTTCCACCTTTCCCAAGGTGCTGACTGCACTTTTGGCGTAGGTGTACGCGCTCGGCACGACTACGCTGTCCTCTTGCAATCTATGGCTGAAAGCGTTCATCTTCGTGTTGATGAACAGCGGCGACAAGTGCTGCACGGTGATTCCGCTGTTTTGGTACTCGTTGCGAAGGGCAGCAGAAAAACTCTTGACGAATACCTGAGGAGAAACCCATGAAAAAgggattgaaaaattttaacaatgttgaaagaaaaatctacaagcagattaaaattaatcatatcaagaaaaaaaatttaaggccAAAAACTCATCATTTGAAAGTAtccttgtttaattttaaatacgaaTCTCTTCACTGACGATTTCGAAAGGGtttcaaactgttttttaacagACAAAAGTccagaaattgaagaaaatcatCTTGTATCAAAGAGGAATTTGAGCCTCACCTTTGAAGCGGCGTAGATAGTCATGAAGGGCAGAGGTTGGCACTCGGAACCGGACGACACGTTAACAATGGCACCTTTTCCTCTCAATTTCATGCCTCTCAACACGATGCGGGTCATCATCACCGTCGCACCTATGTTGACGTTGATGATGGACCAAATCTGATCCGCGGGTACCTCGCCCACGTACATCGGATACGAGTATTGTGAGCCCACGTTGTTCACTGCGGACAAAACGGTCGTTTGTGCATATGAATATGCGATTGATTATAATCGGCTTGAATGAGAAATTGCTTGCATAGCAAattaaggaaataattttcgtaatattatttttaattctggcTTCAAGTGTAATATTAAATCAACGATTCAATTACTTTTGCTTCATaggaaaaattactaaaaatataacgTTGTATTTcgtatcaaaattttaacccgACGTCAACGGTTTTAACGATTTTTCCTCTCttaatatacataaaaaaattgttaagtaAATTATCACTTAAATTCAGTGGGAGTTAAAAAAGAGCGATTCATGCAGTTAAGCACGCTTGGATGAATTGACCAAACACtcagaaataattgcaatcaTAATTTCCAGCCTGCTGGCTCGtctgagaattttttttgGCGTGAAATTCGCGATCACAACAAGTACGCGAGACCCGCGCGAGATCCACTTGAGTGCTCCCTCATCATTGCAGCGTGAAATCCCTGGTGATATAATTGTATGGCCACTGCGCTCTCGTCGTTAAAGCGTAGCTTTGCCACAGGAAAATCGTCGCGTAACAAGTGTGAAGGCCGCCACAATTCGGCGCGCCGCTATTCATTATCCACGCCATTGAGAGTTGACAATTGCTCAAATGCAATACAAGCGCAAGTCACGCtgttttccattaaattttgctttcgtTGGCAATGACTCGAATTTTTAGCACATGCCTATTGGCATTCAACGaaacaaatattatatatactgACCGAGAATTCCAATCGGGATGTCGGCCAGTTGCTGGTCGATGCTTTCGTAGATCGATTCGCCTTTGCTGAAGTCAGCCACGATGATGCGAACCAGGACGTTGTATTTTGTACCTGGAAAgagaacaattaatttttaattaaatgacttGCTGAACTGGAGAtatagaaaaggaaaaaaacactGTGG
The nucleotide sequence above comes from Cloeon dipterum chromosome X, ieCloDipt1.1, whole genome shotgun sequence. Encoded proteins:
- the LOC135947467 gene encoding inactive hydroxysteroid dehydrogenase-like protein 1 → MLLSAALLTLATVGLLVVATFVLGLLATLATGLRVFFFEPAMCKKSVDLKEKFGTWAVVTGSTDGIGRAYAEELAKRGLNLVLVSRNLEKLTAVAAQLGTKYNVLVRIIVADFSKGESIYESIDQQLADIPIGILVNNVGSQYSYPMYVGEVPADQIWSIINVNIGATVMMTRIVLRGMKLRGKGAIVNVSSGSECQPLPFMTIYAASKVFVKSFSAALRNEYQNSGITVQHLSPLFINTKMNAFSHRLQEDSVVVPSAYTYAKSAVSTLGKVESTTGYWAHGIQYWFTELPPVWMRTIIGGMINKGFRTDYFKGIQNNNNLQKH